A single Thermoanaerobacterium sp. RBIITD DNA region contains:
- the yabP gene encoding sporulation protein YabP: MEDRRGTNSNKQQNITIQNREKMQVTGVDNVVSFDDELVILETALGLLTIKGQDLHINKLNLDEGNVSIDGELVSLTYSDRSGIMGKSGGFLSRMFK, encoded by the coding sequence ATGGAGGATAGAAGAGGGACAAACAGTAATAAACAACAGAACATCACAATACAAAACAGAGAAAAGATGCAGGTAACTGGTGTAGATAATGTAGTAAGTTTTGATGATGAATTGGTTATACTTGAAACGGCACTGGGACTTTTAACAATAAAAGGACAGGACCTTCATATAAATAAACTTAATTTAGATGAAGGAAATGTATCTATTGATGGAGAACTTGTAAGCCTTACATACAGCGATAGAAGTGGAATAATGGGTAAATCTGGAGGATTTTTAAGTAGGATGTTTAAATAA
- a CDS encoding MtnX-like HAD-IB family phosphatase, producing the protein MCTYILVDFDGTITKEDTCYAMVKAFAKDGWQEIERKWETGLISTEECALETFKLMDMDEEKLKKLLNKIEIDEYFKDFLNLCNKRGYKVIIASDGYDFNIKTILNKYNIHLEYYSNRLYFKDGNIVAKFNTSSECDKCGSCKLEILKKYKNDNTEVIFIGDGYSDICVAKYADKLFARDTLLKYCIENNIPHIPFNNFKDVIEEIKR; encoded by the coding sequence ATGTGTACCTATATACTTGTTGATTTTGATGGCACCATAACAAAAGAAGATACTTGTTATGCAATGGTTAAGGCATTTGCAAAGGATGGCTGGCAGGAGATAGAAAGAAAATGGGAGACAGGTTTGATTAGTACCGAAGAATGTGCACTTGAGACGTTTAAGCTTATGGATATGGATGAAGAAAAGCTAAAAAAACTTCTTAATAAAATAGAAATAGATGAGTATTTTAAGGACTTTTTAAACTTATGTAACAAGAGAGGATACAAAGTCATAATTGCAAGCGATGGATATGATTTTAATATTAAAACTATTCTTAACAAGTACAATATACATCTTGAATATTATAGCAATAGACTATATTTTAAAGATGGGAATATTGTTGCTAAATTTAATACATCATCGGAATGTGATAAATGTGGTTCATGCAAACTTGAGATATTAAAAAAATACAAAAATGACAATACAGAAGTTATTTTTATTGGTGATGGTTATTCAGACATATGTGTAGCAAAATATGCAGATAAACTATTTGCACGTGATACACTGCTAAAATATTGTATAGAAAATAATATTCCCCATATACCGTTTAATAATTTTAAAGATGTGATAGAAGAAATAAAGCGATAA
- a CDS encoding putative manganese-dependent inorganic diphosphatase, with product MSTIYVSGHKNPDTDSICSAIAYANLKRRSENIEAIPVRLGPINRETQFVLNYFNVKEPDLIENVYTQVSDISYDKPLTIKENAPMYEAWNMLLDKNFKTIAIVDEENRLKGVATMGDLAKAYLTSSQELSNYSIPIKNILKTLNGRIIVKNEDFIKGDIIVAAMQTDYVIGKIRDGVTLIVENRENIQLESIKNGAKTIIITGDSNPSDSVIKEAKKYNSTIIVVPCDTFDTIKLINQCLPMSHIMIKDDIVTFKDSDYIDDVRQTMLKYRYRNFPVVNSEGKVLGLLARRHILNYERKKIILVDHNELSQAVDGIEDATILEIIDHHRIGGVETNQPILFRNQPVGCSSTIINKIFEERGLIPERHIAGLMCAAILSDTLVFKSPTCTPEDIRAARKLSEIAEIDIETFGKQMFEAGTSLKGKTVEEIFYMDFKEFIINNFKIGIGQVTTLSSVGNLKEDLLKFMEKERKNKNYDMLLLMLTDIINEGSLVLFAGNHKDLLAKAFNIDITDNNFYLPYVISRKKQIVPPIAKAINSK from the coding sequence ATGAGTACTATTTACGTTTCCGGTCATAAGAACCCAGATACAGATTCAATTTGTTCTGCAATAGCATATGCTAATTTAAAAAGGAGATCAGAAAATATTGAAGCGATACCGGTAAGGCTTGGACCTATAAATAGAGAAACGCAATTTGTATTAAATTATTTTAATGTTAAAGAGCCTGATTTAATTGAAAATGTATATACGCAGGTTAGCGATATATCTTATGATAAGCCTTTAACAATTAAAGAAAATGCTCCTATGTATGAAGCATGGAATATGTTACTTGATAAAAATTTTAAGACTATTGCCATCGTCGATGAAGAAAATAGACTTAAGGGAGTAGCTACAATGGGTGACCTTGCAAAAGCATACCTTACATCATCACAAGAATTATCAAATTATAGCATACCTATTAAAAATATTCTAAAAACCTTAAATGGCCGAATAATTGTCAAAAACGAAGATTTTATAAAAGGAGACATTATTGTTGCCGCAATGCAAACAGATTATGTTATTGGTAAGATTCGTGATGGGGTAACATTGATCGTTGAAAATAGAGAGAACATCCAATTGGAATCTATAAAAAATGGTGCTAAAACAATAATAATAACAGGCGATAGCAATCCATCCGACAGTGTTATAAAAGAAGCCAAAAAGTATAATTCAACAATAATTGTTGTTCCTTGTGATACCTTTGACACCATTAAACTCATAAATCAATGTCTTCCAATGTCACACATTATGATAAAAGATGATATTGTGACATTTAAAGATAGTGATTATATTGATGATGTAAGGCAAACAATGTTAAAGTATAGATACCGTAACTTTCCTGTCGTAAATAGTGAAGGTAAAGTTTTGGGACTTTTAGCAAGACGTCATATATTAAACTATGAAAGAAAAAAAATCATACTTGTGGACCATAACGAATTGTCACAAGCAGTTGACGGTATTGAGGATGCCACAATTCTTGAAATTATCGACCATCATAGAATCGGCGGTGTTGAAACAAACCAGCCAATATTATTTAGAAATCAGCCAGTTGGTTGTTCATCGACAATAATAAATAAGATTTTTGAGGAACGTGGCTTGATACCGGAAAGGCATATCGCTGGGCTTATGTGTGCTGCAATATTGTCTGACACATTAGTATTTAAATCGCCAACCTGTACACCGGAGGATATAAGGGCAGCGAGAAAATTATCTGAAATAGCCGAGATTGATATTGAGACTTTTGGTAAACAAATGTTTGAAGCTGGGACATCCTTAAAGGGTAAAACTGTTGAAGAAATATTTTATATGGATTTTAAAGAATTCATAATCAACAATTTTAAAATCGGAATTGGTCAAGTAACCACATTATCAAGTGTTGGAAATCTTAAAGAAGATTTATTAAAATTCATGGAGAAAGAAAGAAAAAATAAAAATTACGACATGCTTTTATTAATGCTTACTGATATTATTAACGAAGGTTCTTTGGTATTGTTTGCTGGCAATCACAAAGATTTATTAGCTAAGGCATTCAATATTGACATAACGGATAATAATTTTTATCTTCCATATGTCATATCAAGAAAAAAGCAGATTGTACCACCAATAGCAAAAGCGATAAACTCAAAATAG
- the yabQ gene encoding spore cortex biosynthesis protein YabQ, whose translation MVMNVQNQLYSFFVMLYGGIIIAIIYDVYKVIRIIIKPKRIATDIGDITFWIIGTIVFIFFLYISNYVEIRFYTFLGFIIGALAYNVVLSPFVVKTLLFIYRILFKIVIKTFKMISYPIVILYKALLVPYRYLAKIFSILKMLIDNIVSHFNLFKKKK comes from the coding sequence ATGGTAATGAATGTACAAAACCAGCTTTATTCTTTCTTTGTTATGTTATATGGTGGCATAATAATTGCAATTATATACGATGTTTATAAAGTTATAAGGATAATTATAAAACCGAAGAGAATTGCTACAGATATAGGAGATATTACCTTTTGGATTATTGGTACTATTGTTTTTATATTTTTTTTATATATTAGCAATTATGTTGAGATAAGATTTTACACATTTCTCGGATTTATAATAGGTGCTTTAGCCTATAATGTTGTATTAAGTCCTTTTGTTGTAAAAACATTACTTTTTATTTATAGAATTTTATTTAAAATAGTAATAAAAACATTTAAAATGATTAGCTATCCAATTGTAATTTTATATAAAGCACTCCTTGTACCATATAGATATTTAGCAAAGATATTTTCTATTCTAAAAATGCTAATTGATAACATTGTTTCACATTTTAATCTTTTTAAGAAAAAAAAATAG
- a CDS encoding septum formation initiator family protein, which yields MMKVTNKIRIKTILIGIFIIYVAFTFVKQQITLNMLDEKYNEIKSKEIAVQIENKELNNQIKYIETDKFIENEARQKLGLIKKGEIMYIDTSKENKDSTK from the coding sequence ATGATGAAGGTAACGAATAAGATTAGAATTAAAACAATATTGATAGGCATTTTTATTATCTATGTTGCATTTACATTTGTCAAGCAGCAAATTACATTGAATATGTTAGATGAGAAGTATAATGAAATTAAATCCAAAGAGATTGCTGTACAAATCGAGAATAAAGAATTAAATAATCAGATAAAATATATAGAAACAGATAAGTTTATAGAAAACGAAGCAAGACAAAAGCTTGGACTTATTAAAAAAGGCGAGATAATGTACATAGATACATCAAAGGAAAACAAAGATTCAACAAAATAG
- a CDS encoding S1 domain-containing RNA-binding protein: MPFQVGEVVEGTVLNITDFGAFIQLPEGKTGLVHISEIANTYVKDINEFLKENDKVKVKVLSMDREGRISLSIKKALPKPKSEKSNRSYEFEHHSNRNNNISFEERISKFLKDSDERQQQLKKNFESKRRGGGYKRNANY; this comes from the coding sequence ATGCCATTTCAGGTAGGAGAGGTAGTTGAAGGAACTGTTCTCAATATCACTGATTTTGGAGCGTTTATTCAATTACCGGAAGGCAAGACGGGTTTGGTTCATATATCAGAGATCGCGAATACTTATGTCAAAGATATTAATGAATTTTTAAAGGAAAATGATAAAGTAAAAGTAAAGGTCCTTTCAATGGATAGGGAAGGACGCATAAGCTTGTCAATAAAGAAAGCTTTGCCAAAGCCCAAATCCGAAAAAAGCAATAGGAGCTATGAATTTGAGCATCATAGCAATCGGAATAATAATATTTCTTTTGAAGAAAGAATTTCTAAATTTCTGAAAGACTCTGATGAAAGGCAACAACAGCTTAAAAAGAATTTCGAATCAAAACGAAGAGGCGGCGGTTACAAAAGAAACGCTAATTATTAA
- a CDS encoding exopolyphosphatase: MRCSVIDIGTNSVRHLICDIDGELIKTVKKDVKITRLGEGVSKSGRLNNDAVIRSIDIIRKYLDDAKDYNVTDIYAFATSAMRDAKDSDYFLDELSKIGLNTDIIDGETESLYGYLGASYGINKKDALVLDIGGGSTEFSYYNDNLIKKSFDIGAVRLTERFIKNDPPTIDEYNNMRLYIIDMLLPFIENNENITCNIIGIGGTITTLAAMSQGLKVYSREKVHGYVLSKNEVKRLLELLMSVKLGERKLINGLQPERADIIIAGTIILITILELLNVNSISASEWDNLEGAVINRFLKKNNIN; encoded by the coding sequence ATGAGGTGCTCTGTTATTGATATAGGTACTAATTCTGTACGCCATCTTATATGTGATATTGATGGTGAATTGATTAAGACAGTAAAAAAAGATGTTAAAATAACACGACTTGGTGAAGGCGTGTCAAAAAGTGGCAGATTAAACAATGATGCTGTTATAAGAAGTATCGATATTATAAGAAAATATTTAGATGATGCGAAAGATTATAATGTAACTGATATCTATGCATTCGCGACTTCAGCAATGAGAGATGCAAAAGATTCTGACTATTTCTTAGATGAATTATCTAAAATAGGATTAAATACAGATATTATAGATGGTGAAACTGAGAGTTTATATGGTTATTTGGGTGCCTCATATGGTATAAATAAAAAAGATGCATTGGTATTGGATATTGGTGGAGGTAGTACAGAATTTTCATATTACAATGATAATCTTATAAAGAAAAGTTTTGATATAGGTGCTGTCAGATTGACGGAAAGGTTTATTAAAAATGACCCGCCAACAATCGATGAATACAACAATATGAGACTGTATATAATAGATATGTTGTTACCATTTATCGAAAATAATGAAAATATAACATGTAACATTATAGGCATAGGAGGAACAATAACGACATTGGCAGCAATGTCACAGGGCTTAAAAGTTTATTCGAGGGAAAAAGTTCATGGATATGTTCTTTCCAAAAACGAGGTAAAGAGACTCCTTGAATTACTTATGTCAGTTAAACTTGGAGAAAGAAAATTGATAAATGGGTTGCAGCCTGAAAGGGCAGATATAATTATAGCCGGAACAATAATACTTATTACAATATTAGAGCTTTTAAATGTTAATTCGATTTCCGCAAGTGAGTGGGACAATTTGGAGGGCGCTGTGATAAATAGATTTCTTAAAAAAAATAATATTAATTAG
- a CDS encoding recombinase family protein, translating into MKAVAYCRYSSDNQREESIEAQARAIKEYAEKNNIEIIKIYADEAKSATTDDRPQFLQMIKDSEMNIFQAVIVHKLDRFARNRYDSAFYKRLLKKNGVRLISVLEQLDDSPESIILESVLEGMAEYYSRNLAREVMKGLKENAFQARFNGGIPPFGYDIINGHYVINEKEAEAVRLIFKMYNDGYGYRHIIDELNLHGYKTKKGNTFSKNSLHDILKNEKYIGKYIFNKGTKYKHNICKEDVIIIDNAIPAIIDKDLFEEVQKKMEKAKRTQAAHNVKRIYLLSGLIECGICGASMTGCLGKQKYTYYRCNNKQRTKQCDNKDINQDMIENYILSELQEKIFNDDIIPQIAKSLNKENQEIISDRQNMQKTLLKRKEEIDKSISTIVDAIAAGHFHPSLDAKLTELEQQKNEVEIRLRELELKPDVSIITEDMITAYLIKDKDILTKGDRKKIKAMLPTYIKKITVYHDKVEAILKISINQKVCTWMVAASGVEPPTLRV; encoded by the coding sequence ATGAAAGCAGTAGCATATTGTAGATATAGTTCAGATAATCAACGTGAAGAATCAATTGAAGCACAAGCTAGAGCAATAAAAGAATATGCAGAAAAAAATAATATTGAAATTATTAAAATATACGCAGATGAAGCAAAATCAGCAACTACTGACGATAGACCACAATTTTTACAAATGATTAAAGATAGTGAAATGAACATATTTCAAGCTGTTATTGTACATAAGTTAGATAGATTCGCAAGAAATAGATATGATAGTGCTTTTTATAAACGTCTGCTTAAAAAGAATGGTGTTAGACTTATATCTGTATTAGAACAACTTGATGATAGTCCTGAAAGTATAATACTTGAAAGTGTTCTCGAAGGTATGGCTGAATATTATTCAAGAAATCTTGCAAGAGAGGTTATGAAAGGATTAAAAGAAAATGCATTTCAAGCAAGATTTAATGGAGGCATACCGCCTTTTGGGTATGATATTATAAATGGACATTATGTTATTAATGAAAAAGAAGCTGAAGCTGTTAGACTTATATTTAAAATGTATAATGATGGCTATGGTTATAGACATATTATAGATGAATTAAATCTGCATGGTTATAAAACTAAAAAAGGTAATACTTTTAGCAAAAATAGTTTGCATGATATTTTAAAAAACGAAAAATATATTGGAAAATACATATTTAATAAAGGTACTAAATATAAGCATAATATTTGCAAAGAAGATGTAATTATAATAGATAATGCTATTCCCGCAATAATAGATAAAGATTTATTTGAGGAGGTACAAAAAAAGATGGAAAAAGCAAAAAGGACACAAGCTGCACATAATGTAAAAAGAATATATTTGCTTTCTGGACTTATAGAATGTGGTATTTGTGGTGCAAGTATGACAGGCTGTTTAGGAAAACAAAAGTATACATATTACAGATGCAATAATAAACAACGTACAAAGCAATGTGATAATAAAGATATAAACCAAGATATGATAGAAAATTACATTTTGAGTGAATTGCAGGAAAAAATTTTTAATGATGATATTATACCTCAAATTGCCAAATCTTTAAACAAAGAAAATCAAGAAATTATAAGTGATAGGCAAAATATGCAAAAAACACTTTTAAAAAGGAAAGAAGAAATAGATAAAAGTATTTCTACTATTGTAGATGCTATTGCAGCAGGACATTTTCATCCGAGCCTTGATGCTAAATTGACCGAGCTTGAGCAACAGAAGAATGAAGTTGAAATACGATTAAGAGAATTGGAATTAAAACCTGATGTAAGTATTATAACAGAAGATATGATAACAGCATATTTAATAAAAGATAAAGATATTTTGACCAAAGGAGACAGAAAGAAAATAAAAGCTATGCTACCTACATATATAAAAAAAATTACCGTCTACCATGATAAGGTTGAGGCAATTTTGAAAATCTCGATTAATCAAAAAGTTTGTACATGGATGGTAGCGGCGAGTGGAGTCGAACCACCGACACTGCGGGTATGA
- a CDS encoding ImmA/IrrE family metallo-endopeptidase — MYSREQIILITKKLTKKYKTNNPLELSECLNVDIIALPLGNIYGFYKYTHRNKQIYVNSDLDYRDKIIVCSHELGHAVLHPRENCPFLKTYTYFGDRLEIEANLFGTYLLIQTINEDFMTYEQILNAFNVAEEIAAYKMI; from the coding sequence TTGTACTCACGTGAGCAAATAATATTAATCACAAAGAAGCTGACTAAAAAGTACAAAACTAATAATCCTCTTGAATTATCTGAGTGTTTGAATGTAGATATTATTGCACTCCCGCTAGGGAACATATACGGATTTTATAAATACACACATCGTAACAAACAAATATATGTTAATAGCGACTTAGATTATAGAGATAAAATTATAGTTTGCTCTCACGAACTTGGACATGCTGTATTACATCCACGTGAAAATTGTCCTTTTTTAAAAACATATACATATTTTGGAGATAGACTAGAAATAGAAGCTAATTTATTTGGTACATATTTATTAATTCAGACAATAAATGAAGATTTTATGACATACGAACAAATCCTAAATGCTTTTAATGTCGCTGAAGAAATAGCAGCATATAAAATGATATGA
- a CDS encoding helix-turn-helix transcriptional regulator produces the protein MEFKDRLKELRKELKKDRYEIAKFLNVSYSTIAKYESGVRSPDKETLDKLANYFNVSVDYLLGRTNIRNPERMNNDKLTAKDERDIAKDLEKMMNDLEHADGLMFYNEPISDEDRELLKQALEFGLRLAKIKNKEKYTPKKYRKR, from the coding sequence TTGGAATTTAAAGATAGATTAAAAGAATTAAGAAAAGAATTAAAAAAAGACAGATATGAGATAGCAAAATTTTTAAATGTTTCTTATTCTACAATTGCGAAATATGAATCAGGTGTACGTTCTCCAGATAAAGAAACTCTTGATAAGTTAGCAAATTACTTTAATGTTAGTGTAGACTATCTGTTAGGAAGAACTAACATACGCAATCCAGAAAGAATGAACAATGACAAACTTACCGCAAAAGATGAAAGAGATATTGCAAAAGATCTCGAAAAGATGATGAATGATTTAGAACATGCAGATGGACTGATGTTTTATAACGAGCCGATTTCAGACGAAGACAGAGAATTGTTAAAACAGGCTTTAGAATTTGGATTACGTTTAGCAAAAATAAAAAACAAAGAGAAATATACGCCTAAAAAATATCGCAAGAGGTGA
- a CDS encoding helix-turn-helix transcriptional regulator: MKNTKRINLIRIRKNNGLKVKDIANLLGISMSHYYKIEEGIRNPNLETSIKLSKILGSTIEELFSIDKLDDSSQKAV; this comes from the coding sequence ATGAAAAATACGAAAAGAATAAATCTAATAAGAATAAGGAAAAACAATGGATTAAAAGTAAAAGATATTGCAAATTTATTAGGAATATCAATGTCACATTATTATAAAATTGAAGAAGGAATTAGAAATCCTAATCTTGAAACAAGTATAAAATTATCTAAAATATTAGGAAGTACAATTGAAGAACTTTTTTCTATTGATAAATTGGACGATTCGTCGCAAAAAGCTGTTTGA
- a CDS encoding helix-turn-helix domain-containing protein, protein MCDKNKVYHSYFIEHKKAVDIAKEENVSKQAISKILKQFPEYIEEKERRKAQNHKKHNQQVGKIANQKRKQKNEEDNMLMEALKRQQEIHATVILSKKRKLGTDTLIAMSITHYDYNPNNQKLIFNEACGRKLVDLPRTIKVHKSTLNQFVQYSQNIESEKWTSNVEKKALK, encoded by the coding sequence ATGTGTGATAAAAATAAAGTCTATCACTCATATTTTATAGAACACAAAAAAGCTGTTGATATTGCCAAAGAAGAAAATGTAAGCAAACAGGCAATATCTAAAATTCTAAAACAATTTCCTGAATACATCGAAGAAAAAGAAAGACGTAAAGCACAAAACCATAAAAAACACAATCAACAGGTTGGAAAAATTGCAAATCAAAAGCGCAAACAAAAAAATGAAGAAGATAATATGTTAATGGAAGCTTTAAAACGACAGCAAGAAATACACGCAACAGTAATTTTATCAAAAAAACGTAAACTTGGTACTGATACATTAATTGCAATGTCAATTACGCACTATGACTACAATCCAAATAATCAAAAATTAATTTTTAACGAAGCATGTGGCAGAAAACTTGTCGATCTTCCACGTACAATAAAAGTACATAAATCTACGTTAAACCAGTTTGTTCAATATTCACAAAATATAGAATCTGAAAAATGGACCAGCAATGTTGAAAAGAAAGCTTTAAAATAG
- a CDS encoding transcription termination/antitermination NusG family protein, giving the protein MEKWYAVQTFTNQEEKVREKLIKLGIINVAIPTTTEIITKNGKEKIKTIKKYPNYVFFKAEMTAQNWHKIKNIQEVMWFTNVDAIPAPLTNEEVLRLQLEENLKRT; this is encoded by the coding sequence TTGGAGAAATGGTATGCAGTTCAAACATTCACAAATCAGGAAGAAAAAGTACGTGAAAAATTAATTAAACTTGGTATAATTAATGTTGCCATTCCTACAACTACAGAAATAATAACTAAAAATGGTAAAGAAAAAATAAAAACAATAAAAAAGTATCCTAATTATGTTTTTTTTAAAGCTGAAATGACAGCTCAAAACTGGCATAAAATAAAAAATATTCAAGAAGTAATGTGGTTTACTAACGTTGATGCTATACCTGCACCGCTAACTAATGAAGAAGTTTTGAGATTGCAATTAGAAGAAAATTTAAAAAGGACGTGA
- a CDS encoding metal-dependent hydrolase, whose protein sequence is MLGRTHLAIGLATTATVITNPHALPQALITAGISSLLPDIDEEHSLIRRKIDIIPGLPLGFPLLLIADYFLWHYKYFSLLAAILFAVYIGFAYFTKHRGFTHSFAGFATFILILVLSDKMLLIPAIIGYGMHLVADLMTNAGIELLYPYERRFGFHLFNTGSIIDQSIGLIATFIFFAMLYHNFTGMRIPFKTFTRL, encoded by the coding sequence ATGTTAGGACGTACACACCTTGCAATAGGTCTTGCAACAACAGCAACGGTAATAACAAATCCGCACGCACTACCTCAGGCACTTATAACAGCAGGAATAAGTTCATTGTTGCCTGACATAGACGAAGAACACAGCCTAATAAGACGTAAAATAGACATTATTCCAGGCTTGCCATTAGGCTTTCCGTTACTATTAATAGCAGATTATTTTTTATGGCATTATAAATACTTTTCGTTGCTTGCAGCGATCTTGTTTGCAGTTTATATAGGCTTTGCGTACTTCACGAAACACAGAGGTTTTACTCACTCGTTTGCAGGTTTTGCAACGTTCATATTAATACTTGTATTGTCCGATAAAATGCTTCTTATACCTGCCATAATAGGCTATGGTATGCACCTTGTAGCAGACTTAATGACAAATGCAGGCATTGAGCTTTTATATCCTTATGAAAGACGTTTTGGATTCCATTTGTTTAATACAGGTTCTATTATAGACCAATCTATAGGACTTATAGCAACTTTTATATTCTTTGCTATGCTTTACCATAACTTTACAGGTATGCGCATACCTTTTAAGACGTTCACTCGTTTGTGA
- a CDS encoding reverse transcriptase-like protein produces MWYGYFDGCSKGNPGDSGVGGVLIDENGEIVEKISKYIGIHTNNEAEYMALLELLNSAYRHGVKEILIHGDSQLVIEQITGNWKLKQESLRPYYNQCKDMLFYMHASFKWIPREQNKQADKLSNEALKQTSDFCNYHRGVFDINNLEKITNDIYIAHGTEDYAVDLLHNVCTCPAFKYYEGDCKHLVAAKKLKETEKDIEELFPA; encoded by the coding sequence ATGTGGTATGGATACTTTGACGGCTGCTCGAAAGGCAATCCTGGTGACAGCGGTGTTGGTGGTGTACTGATAGACGAAAACGGTGAGATAGTAGAAAAGATAAGCAAATATATTGGCATACATACAAACAACGAAGCAGAATACATGGCACTATTAGAACTACTTAATTCAGCATATCGACATGGTGTTAAAGAAATTTTAATACACGGTGACAGTCAGCTTGTCATAGAACAAATAACAGGCAACTGGAAACTTAAACAGGAAAGCTTAAGACCTTATTACAATCAATGCAAAGACATGTTGTTTTATATGCATGCAAGTTTTAAGTGGATTCCACGTGAACAGAACAAGCAAGCCGACAAACTTTCCAATGAAGCTTTAAAACAAACCTCTGATTTTTGCAATTATCATCGTGGTGTTTTTGACATAAACAACCTTGAGAAAATAACAAATGACATATATATTGCACATGGTACAGAAGACTATGCGGTAGACCTGCTTCACAATGTGTGCACCTGTCCTGCATTTAAGTACTATGAAGGCGACTGTAAACATCTTGTCGCTGCGAAAAAACTTAAAGAAACTGAAAAGGACATTGAGGAACTTTTTCCTGCATGA
- a CDS encoding replicative helicase loader/inhibitor, with protein MTVQETTKIVNALKVAYPRYAEQIQENKQGMISLFAFMFKDVPYEVVNCALQKFILESPYPPTVHDLYKEVMAFTKPDIPDEDKAWYEVARAIRLYGYYRPEEAFGSMSEVVRDVVKAIGWSEICLSRNIELVREQFIRLYGTARQRKEQEMFMPSFLKRRIDKLTKGKVLNISDALGGAVNGKQCK; from the coding sequence ATGACAGTGCAAGAAACAACAAAGATTGTCAATGCACTTAAAGTTGCTTATCCTCGCTATGCTGAACAAATACAGGAGAATAAACAAGGCATGATTAGCCTGTTTGCTTTCATGTTTAAAGACGTGCCTTATGAGGTTGTTAATTGTGCACTTCAAAAGTTCATACTTGAAAGTCCGTATCCTCCTACGGTACATGATCTTTACAAGGAGGTTATGGCTTTTACGAAACCTGATATTCCTGATGAAGATAAGGCATGGTATGAGGTTGCACGTGCAATAAGGCTATATGGTTATTACAGACCTGAAGAAGCCTTTGGCAGTATGTCAGAAGTTGTACGTGATGTTGTCAAGGCTATTGGCTGGTCGGAAATATGTTTGTCAAGGAATATAGAGCTTGTACGTGAACAGTTTATAAGGCTATATGGTACGGCAAGGCAACGTAAAGAGCAGGAAATGTTTATGCCAAGTTTTTTAAAAAGGCGTATAGACAAGCTTACAAAAGGCAAAGTTTTAAACATTTCTGATGCTTTAGGAGGTGCGGTAAATGGCAAGCAGTGTAAATGA